TCAGGGGTCGCCGCGGATGTCCGGCCTTGGCGCTGGTTGGCGTACTGGACTCCTCGGGTCGGATATCCGCGAATCTCTTTAAATTCATTAGGATTTTTAAGACTTGGCACagtttttatatttttggaaatttTTTAAATTTGTTGAAAATCTTTCTGAATCCATGAACATTGCtcaaatttttattttttaaaaatcGGAACATTGAATAATTTTTATTTTGCGAAATGGTTTTAAAATTTAAAAAATCGCGAACACTAGCTTCTTCCttcatttattttatttatttatttattccaTTCCCACGCATGGCACTTTATTATTTCTCCTGTCGCATCATCTTCTTGACAACAAGGTCCAAGAGAGCAGAGGAGCAATCTTTCTTTAGTTGCTCAAATCCATGCATTGCCATGACAGTTTCCAGATTAGCGGGAGAAGACAGGAATCGCATGCACGCCTCCTTCAGCACGGGGCAGCGGTGCCGCTGGGCCAACGCTAAAGTGTGAGACACCGAGCTCATGTCGATGTGCGGACATAGCGCCTCTTCGCAGAAGAGCTTCAGCTTCTCCAGCTCATACCTGTCGGCCGCCATGAGCAGCATCTCCGCCGTCTCCGGCGCCTCGAGCAGGCTTGTCTCCGGAGGCGAATCTGTGTAGATGAACTGGAGCAGAGCCTTGAACACCTGGGGGTCCATGTCACGGACGTGTAGTAGTTGAGCGGCGCTGTCGTAGTCGTATTTGCATCTTCTACTAGACGCGGCCGAGAGATCCGCCTTGAAGACGGGCGAGCGCGCCTCGAGTATCCACCGGTGCGCAGGGAACGTCTCCCCGCCGACCTTGATCTTCACGTCCGGGCTTTCCTTGTTCCAGATGGCTTCCGCGAGTAGCCCGTGCAAATCGAACGGCGGCGCCACCGGCGGAATCTCCATGCGCTCGTCGGTTCCGGTGACGACGACGGTGAGGTCGCACAGGATGGTCAGGCAGTCATCCTTGAGatgcttctctctctctttgtcgAAATCCTCGTGGGTGATGAACGACTCGAACCCATCCCATTCCCGGGAACCATGGATCGGCTGCAGTATTGTAGTTTTAGTGTAGGATGGCTTCAAGCCCTGGTCGAGTATACTAAACTGGATCTTTGCCATTGTATCCCCGATTATTTCCTGGCTAGCATGGCGGACGTCGTCATGTTCAATGAAAAGGGAGATGTGGTCCTCGTGCCAGCGGCCGTTTGGATAGCACAAAATACGCCAGTAGTGGTCGCCGACGGCGAACGTGCTTGATCTCATCTCCGGCCCACCGAAGTGCTCAAAGTCCTCTGGGACCCCCATGTTCCTGACTTTGTTGAATCATTGATCCGGAGTAGGTGCGAGCCGGAGCCGGTCGCCTGCCGCGGGAAGATGGTTGAAGCGAAGAGTTGCTTCCGACCGGCGCCACGCAGGGCGGACAGGAGAGCCAACATTGGACAGGATCGGCTAGCTAGGACTAGGAGCGCTTTGAGGAAGGAGATGACAGCGGCTTGCAGTCTTCTTTTTGAGAAGAAAGGCAGCTGGTAGCCTGCTACGATATATGTAAATGTGCGACAAAATGGGAACCGATTGATACATCATGCATGTACAGCCTGAATATAGTGACTTGGGCTACAATTCATCCCCTGCCCCCTTTTACCCCACAAAATGGATATCCTTCCTCTTACTCTCCTTTGGTATTTTTCAAGAACATTACTCCTTCGGTATGATATATGGAAAGGAAAAGATTACGGCTTTGCTAAGGGGCCACACTAGGCGTCATCCGGCTGATTGGATTGATTTTTTTAGACAACCTCGCGAAACCTTTCTTAACCCCTCACAATATTTACAGGGACGAATGAAAGTTCTCCAGGATGGCCTAACCAAACATGGCGACCACCCCCGAGAGGAAGAGCATGCTTCACTAGGCTGTGAGACTCAAAGTTTGAGCTCCTAAATTCATGGACTATAATACAAGAAAGAAAAACTGAAGACCGATCTAAATCCTCACGTAAGACTGCGCCATAAATAGGTAAGTAGCCCTGCTTACTATCATCAACTACCACCTTGCAATCTGAAGCAATATGAATGCGTTGAACATATAAATCATCGGATAGTGAAAGAGCTTCCCTTATAGCCAGCGCTTCCAATGTTTGGGGCTCTGTTATATGATTGAAGACTATCGCTGAAGCTCCAAGATAGGTGCCAGTTTGGTCTCTGCAAATCGCTCCCACTGCACCGTATCTCCCCCTCGTTGACACTGCAGCGTCGACATTGATTTTCACGCTTCCTTGAGCTGGAGGCAACCAAGATGTAGTCCGGGGCGCCCTCTGTACCGCTTGATTTTGGCCTTTTCTATTGACTATCTCCAGCTCTGACAAGTACTTCTTGATGAAAGCGTCGGTTGCATTTGGAGGCTGAAAAATGTCCTCATGAATTGCATTTCTCCTTGCTCCCCATAGCGCCCATGCGGTGACGACTGCACGAATAAATTCTTGAGCATCTAATATTTCATGCAAAGCGAAGAGCCAATCCTTTGCGCTTTCTTCTTGGTGTTCAATGATCTTCTCGATCAATTCTTCGGGCGCAAGGGCCCATACACTCCTGGCTAGCGCGCATGTAAGAAGAGTGTGTCGCTGTGTATCCCGAGCTCCACATAGGCAACAGGAATCGGTGTCCGCCATATGGCGGCGGTGCAGAACTTTCCCACTGGCATCAGGTGTCTAGCTCGTCGCGAGAGAAACATACGTAACTTCGAGGGAACCTGAATATGCCATAGTGCACTCCAAACCTGGCTCTCCTGCCCCGTAGACGAACCCTCGGTCTCATGCCACCAGCTCTCTCTACTCAGCTTCGTCCCCAAGACCATCCGATATGCCCAGCGAACGGTGAAAATCCAGGCTGATTGGATTGATTGATACCGATCCATTAGACGTAGCGCTGGTAATCAGGTGCTCTCTTTCCACGTGCATGGAGTCCACCTAAGCACGGCTTGATAAAAACAACGTAGAGCAAGGGCCCATGCGTCCAGATTTGTAAAATATAAACACACAACTAATGTTTGATGTTATGAAACTTCTCGAGGAAAAAAATGTTACAAAAACATGATTTTTTTAGGCAGCCTGATTTGAAGTATTTTCCTTTTTTTAGTGTTCGATGTTATGAAACTTCTCCAGAAAAGTTAAGGGCGAATTTTTTAGAGTTGTCCTACAAATATTTTTTAGGGAAACTTTGCATTTTATTTAAACAtggtctgggatctcatccgcaATTACATGCAAGATACATTCTGGTGGCACATTTCGCCACTCCACACATACCTCATCACCTACAACCAGCTTAGCAAAGATATGGGCCGCTCGGTTcgcggatctcctcctcgaggtAACCTTGCAGCCTTGCCAACCCTGCATCAAACTTTTGATGTCCTCCACAAACGGACCAGCAGCATATAGATTTTTGCTTGTCCCGTTGATCTTGATCAAGCATACGGCTTCCTTGCAGTCAAGTTCAATATGGATCTTCTGAACTCCTAGCTCGCTACCAATGTTAAAAATCATTTTATTTACTTAAAAAAGGTGTCATTTTTCATAACATAAAAAATGGGCCATAGTGTGAACCAACCTGTacttggatggttaggaggacaatGATATCCCCAACCCATCAGGGTTCAAATcatggtgctcgcatttatcttggATTAATTTCAGGATTTTCGGTGATGCACGTTTaatgggaggagacgttcccgtcgactacGAGGCGTCTATaatgacttcgtaaaatctcaagatgatatgccaaCTCAGTCTTTTGAAGGTGTTTATAGAAGTAAGGTGTGTGTGCATTCATACGGGTGAGTGTATGCGGGTATATATGAGCGCTTACAACTGTACTATGTAAAAAAGTGTCATGGTGACTGCGCAACAAAGTGATTTTTCATGAGCCCACGTCATATATAATAACACAATTAATTTAGGATTTTTTTTGAGACATTTTAGGTTTGTTTGCATGCGTTCATATAAGTGAAGAATGCATGCATGCAGAAACAAAGGCAAGGGCCCACGACGTATTACTTTTTCTTTAGGAAAGTCCTACACCAgtccatgcatgcatatatagATAGAAAGGAATCAACCCttaaagggcatctccaacggcaacccGCAAATTTTCTTCCGTATCCGTTCACGGATAGGGAGGCCAGTTCGTGGACACGAATGCGAAAGAACACCATCGATCTAACGCCAGCTGCATACATTTCAACCTGCATTTTAACTAACCGAATGAAATTCAGCAAATCCGAGcagatttcatacaaacatgatggATATCATACAAACACGGCCTATTTCATTACATTTCGGACATCTAGAACAAAAAAGAGACCCTACCCTAAACCTATCCTACTGCGACGGTGCCCGACGTCCAAGCCCGTGTCGTCCTCCATCCGTCTTCTCCATAAGGACTAGCGATAAGACCGATGAAGTGAAGGTGAGGTCTCTGGCGAAGAAGAGTATAACACGGGAGATAGACTGACCCACATGGGACACCAgaccctgccgcctcccatggcctactcatcctcggaggagtccgcGACCTCTCCGTCGTCGGTGGACGCAAGGTCCATGATGGAAAAGGTGGCGCCGATTGTTCTCGTCCCACCGGGCCGCCTGATAGTTTGTCGGCGGTGCGTAGGACGTGCAGCTGGCGTTGTTCTCGTCCGCAATCGCTTGCACATCTCCACGACGGCTTGGCGAGCGGTGGCTTGAGCTCGGCCGGCATTGTAAATGGCATGCTGCTCTGCGGCGAA
This sequence is a window from Aegilops tauschii subsp. strangulata cultivar AL8/78 chromosome 7, Aet v6.0, whole genome shotgun sequence. Protein-coding genes within it:
- the LOC109743048 gene encoding BTB/POZ and MATH domain-containing protein 3-like, which translates into the protein MGVPEDFEHFGGPEMRSSTFAVGDHYWRILCYPNGRWHEDHISLFIEHDDVRHASQEIIGDTMAKIQFSILDQGLKPSYTKTTILQPIHGSREWDGFESFITHEDFDKEREKHLKDDCLTILCDLTVVVTGTDERMEIPPVAPPFDLHGLLAEAIWNKESPDVKIKVGGETFPAHRWILEARSPVFKADLSAASSRRCKYDYDSAAQLLHVRDMDPQVFKALLQFIYTDSPPETSLLEAPETAEMLLMAADRYELEKLKLFCEEALCPHIDMSSVSHTLALAQRHRCPVLKEACMRFLSSPANLETVMAMHGFEQLKKDCSSALLDLVVKKMMRQEK